Proteins found in one Phoenicibacter congonensis genomic segment:
- the murA gene encoding UDP-N-acetylglucosamine 1-carboxyvinyltransferase, whose product MATDEHILVYGNRTLRGTVRASGAKNSALKLMAASVLAKGVTVLHNIPKISDIEVMCEVLEFLGCKVTRDNHDLIIDTSDIYIWQTPYSLVTKMRASITILGPLIGRFGKAKVAMPGGCQIGARKIDMHLIGLAHLGVHIKNDHGSILATTDDSFKGADVVLDFPSVGATENTLMAAVVAPGTTLIENAACEPEIVDLANMLNEMGCKVSGAGTNTIVIEGVSRDDIHPCEHTCIGDRIEAGTFLVGGALTGGPVTVEGINPQHLSVALMKLRSFGCDVATTSDSITVSRSGELVPCDIQTLPFPGFPTDLQAQFMLLANYADGISIVTENVFENRFMFASEIMRMGADISIDDQHAVVHGPRELSGAPVSATDLRAGGALVLAGIMADGYTQIFNISHIDRGYENYVGKLKTLGANLSRVEAS is encoded by the coding sequence ATGGCAACAGACGAACACATTTTAGTTTATGGAAACCGCACTTTGCGTGGCACCGTGCGCGCAAGCGGCGCTAAAAATTCAGCTCTTAAACTCATGGCAGCTTCTGTTTTGGCAAAAGGTGTCACTGTTCTTCACAACATTCCTAAAATTTCTGACATTGAAGTGATGTGTGAGGTTCTTGAGTTCTTGGGTTGCAAAGTCACGAGAGATAACCACGATCTAATCATTGACACAAGCGACATCTACATTTGGCAAACGCCCTATTCTCTAGTCACGAAAATGAGAGCCAGCATCACGATTTTGGGTCCGCTGATTGGACGCTTTGGTAAAGCAAAAGTTGCAATGCCAGGGGGGTGTCAAATTGGTGCGAGGAAAATCGACATGCATTTGATTGGGCTTGCCCATCTTGGTGTGCACATCAAAAACGATCACGGCTCGATTCTTGCAACAACTGATGATTCTTTTAAAGGTGCCGATGTTGTCCTTGATTTTCCAAGTGTGGGGGCCACGGAAAACACATTAATGGCGGCTGTTGTCGCCCCTGGAACGACGTTAATTGAAAACGCAGCATGTGAACCTGAAATTGTTGACTTGGCAAACATGTTAAATGAGATGGGTTGCAAGGTTAGTGGCGCAGGAACGAACACTATAGTTATCGAGGGGGTTTCTCGCGATGACATTCATCCTTGTGAGCACACGTGCATTGGCGACAGAATTGAGGCAGGCACTTTCCTTGTCGGAGGTGCACTAACTGGAGGTCCAGTGACTGTTGAGGGCATAAATCCTCAACATTTGTCAGTTGCTTTAATGAAGCTTCGTTCTTTTGGGTGCGATGTGGCCACAACAAGTGACTCCATCACGGTTTCAAGAAGTGGCGAGCTTGTCCCTTGTGACATACAAACGCTACCTTTTCCGGGCTTTCCCACCGATCTCCAGGCTCAGTTTATGCTCTTGGCAAATTATGCAGACGGAATTTCAATCGTTACCGAAAACGTTTTTGAAAACCGTTTCATGTTTGCGTCAGAAATCATGCGAATGGGTGCCGACATCTCAATAGATGATCAACATGCTGTAGTGCATGGACCTCGCGAGCTCTCAGGCGCACCTGTGTCTGCTACCGACCTTCGTGCAGGTGGGGCACTTGTTTTAGCTGGAATTATGGCTGATGGCTACACTCAAATTTTCAACATTTCACACATTGACCGTGGATATGAAAACTATGTTGGAAAGCTAAAAACCCTTGGTGCGAACCTCTCTCGTGTGGAGGCTTCCTAG
- a CDS encoding GNAT family N-acetyltransferase translates to MEFCEIRDFKEEDLPQMVEVWNEVVKDGVAFPQEECLNVDTARDFFSSQDRCRVAVSTDGEILGLSIVHPNAFGRSGHIANASYAVTSKHRGMHIGYKLVCDSLDVAKNCGYRILQFNAVVASNVHACHLYERIGFHKIGCIKGGFRNKNGEYEDMFAYYYPLV, encoded by the coding sequence ATGGAGTTCTGTGAAATCCGTGATTTTAAAGAAGAAGATTTACCTCAAATGGTTGAAGTGTGGAACGAGGTTGTGAAAGACGGAGTTGCTTTTCCACAGGAGGAATGTTTAAACGTTGACACTGCTCGTGATTTTTTCTCATCTCAAGACCGTTGTCGAGTTGCAGTTTCAACCGATGGAGAAATTCTTGGTCTTTCAATTGTCCATCCAAATGCGTTCGGTAGAAGCGGTCACATTGCAAATGCTTCCTATGCAGTGACATCAAAGCACCGCGGAATGCACATAGGCTATAAACTCGTGTGTGACAGCCTCGATGTTGCAAAAAATTGCGGCTACAGAATCTTGCAATTTAACGCTGTTGTCGCATCTAATGTTCATGCGTGCCATCTCTATGAACGCATCGGTTTTCATAAAATTGGCTGCATTAAAGGCGGTTTTAGAAATAAAAATGGGGAATATGAAGACATGTTTGCCTATTATTATCCGCTAGTTTAA
- the pckA gene encoding phosphoenolpyruvate carboxykinase (ATP), producing MNLFGIDKIGITNPKAVYRNLDPDTLTEKAVERGEGRLSKTGAVVVTTGKYTGRSPKDRFIVDVPSVHDDINWGSVNMPTTRETYLALREKVVNYLQEKEIFLFDGYAGADPKYTLKFRVINELAHQNLFIRNLLIRPTQEELETYGDPDFTVIAAPGFKCDPNVDGVNSEAAIMLDFERKEILIAGSGYCGEIKKSIFSTMNYMLTKRDVLPMHCSANIDPKSGDTAVFFGLSGTGKTTLSADASRNLIGDDEHGWSPDGVFNIEGGCYAKCINLSEESEPVIYHAIKSGAVVENVIMNDEGEFDFADNSLTDNTRVGYPIEFVPNAQIPSTGGIPKVVIFLTADAFGVLPPISKLSRNAAMYHFVTGFTSKVAGTERGITEPTPTFSTLFGEPFMPMDPHVYADMLGSKLDEYGTQVYLVNTGWSGGKASDGAKRIKLKLTRAMVDAALSGELVDVEYKHHPVFNIDFPVECPGVPSEILNPREMWADRDAYDETAAKLAGMFVENFSKKYPDMPDYIVEAGPVVE from the coding sequence ATGAATTTATTTGGTATTGATAAAATTGGAATTACTAATCCAAAGGCTGTTTACAGAAATCTAGACCCCGACACCCTCACAGAAAAAGCTGTAGAACGTGGGGAAGGAAGGCTCTCAAAAACGGGGGCTGTTGTCGTAACAACAGGAAAATACACCGGTCGCTCACCAAAAGATCGTTTTATTGTTGATGTTCCAAGTGTTCATGACGACATTAACTGGGGAAGCGTTAACATGCCAACAACTCGCGAGACCTATCTTGCACTTCGCGAAAAGGTGGTTAACTATCTCCAGGAAAAAGAGATCTTTTTGTTCGATGGCTATGCAGGAGCCGATCCAAAGTACACGCTAAAGTTTCGCGTGATCAATGAACTTGCGCATCAAAATTTGTTCATCAGAAACTTGCTCATTCGCCCAACTCAAGAAGAACTTGAGACCTATGGTGACCCAGACTTTACTGTTATTGCAGCGCCTGGCTTTAAATGTGACCCAAATGTTGATGGAGTGAATTCAGAAGCTGCAATCATGCTTGATTTTGAGCGCAAAGAAATTCTCATTGCGGGCTCTGGCTATTGCGGCGAAATTAAAAAGAGCATTTTTTCAACAATGAATTACATGCTCACAAAACGTGACGTTTTGCCAATGCACTGCTCGGCTAACATCGATCCAAAATCTGGTGACACTGCAGTTTTCTTTGGACTTTCCGGCACTGGAAAAACCACTCTTTCAGCCGATGCTTCTCGCAATTTAATTGGAGATGACGAGCATGGATGGTCGCCTGACGGCGTGTTTAACATAGAAGGCGGATGCTATGCAAAATGCATCAATCTTTCAGAAGAGAGCGAACCTGTGATTTATCACGCAATTAAATCAGGTGCAGTTGTAGAAAACGTAATTATGAATGACGAAGGTGAGTTTGATTTTGCTGATAACTCACTCACCGACAACACTCGTGTTGGATATCCAATTGAGTTTGTGCCAAATGCCCAAATTCCAAGCACAGGTGGAATCCCAAAGGTTGTTATTTTCTTAACTGCCGATGCTTTTGGAGTTTTGCCTCCAATTAGCAAGCTTTCCAGAAATGCTGCAATGTATCACTTTGTCACTGGATTCACATCAAAGGTTGCAGGAACAGAGCGTGGCATCACCGAACCAACGCCAACGTTTTCAACTCTGTTTGGTGAGCCTTTTATGCCCATGGATCCTCATGTTTATGCTGACATGCTTGGAAGCAAGCTTGATGAATATGGCACGCAGGTCTATTTAGTGAACACCGGATGGTCAGGAGGAAAAGCATCTGACGGCGCAAAACGCATAAAGTTGAAGCTGACGCGCGCTATGGTTGATGCAGCTTTGTCGGGCGAACTTGTTGATGTTGAATACAAGCACCATCCTGTGTTTAACATCGATTTCCCTGTTGAGTGCCCTGGAGTGCCAAGCGAGATTTTAAACCCTCGTGAGATGTGGGCTGACCGGGATGCCTATGACGAGACAGCTGCAAAACTTGCTGGAATGTTTGTCGAAAACTTCAGCAAAAAATATCCAGACATGCCTGACTATATTGTCGAGGCGGGACCTGTTGTTGAATAG
- the rpsB gene encoding 30S ribosomal protein S2: MEMKMTDKITINTLIEAGCHFGHQTMRWNPKMKPYIFGKRGDIHIIDLKKTLVALDDVYTFVRELSAAGKTILFVGTKKQAQEAIADAANRCGMPYVNARWLGGLLTNFVTIRTRVNYMEKLEAEEADGRLAMYTKKEQILRKKELTKLQTNLNGIRNMEKVPDAIFVIDSAREDIAIREAARLGVPIIGTIDTNCDPDKVTLGIPANDDSIGSVKLLCDFVADAVLAGTSAVVSAEEMAATDAE; this comes from the coding sequence ATGGAGATGAAAATGACCGATAAAATTACGATCAACACGCTCATTGAGGCAGGGTGCCACTTCGGACACCAGACTATGCGCTGGAACCCAAAAATGAAACCATACATTTTTGGCAAACGTGGTGACATTCATATCATTGACCTCAAAAAAACCCTTGTTGCACTCGACGATGTTTACACATTTGTCCGCGAGCTTTCAGCTGCAGGAAAAACAATTCTTTTTGTGGGCACAAAAAAGCAGGCTCAAGAGGCAATTGCAGATGCCGCTAACCGTTGCGGAATGCCATATGTCAACGCTCGTTGGCTTGGTGGTCTTCTGACAAACTTTGTCACTATTCGCACTCGTGTTAACTACATGGAAAAGCTCGAGGCTGAAGAGGCCGATGGTCGCTTGGCAATGTATACAAAGAAAGAGCAAATTCTTCGTAAAAAAGAACTCACAAAGCTTCAAACAAACCTTAACGGTATTCGCAACATGGAAAAAGTTCCTGATGCAATTTTTGTTATCGACTCAGCTCGCGAAGATATTGCAATTCGTGAGGCAGCACGTCTTGGTGTGCCCATCATTGGAACTATTGACACCAACTGCGACCCAGACAAGGTCACACTCGGTATTCCGGCAAACGACGATTCAATCGGAAGCGTAAAACTCCTTTGCGATTTCGTTGCTGATGCTGTTCTTGCTGGCACTTCTGCAGTTGTTTCTGCTGAAGAAATGGCAGCAACTGACGCTGAATAG
- a CDS encoding cysteine hydrolase family protein: MKALIVVDMQNDFVSGSLGSEEAKEIVPNVVDKVKNCLDSGDKVFFTRDSHEESYLRSFEGSNLPVEHCIAGTRGWEIIDELKPFEKQATKIIDKPTFGSYELVDVLEECFAKDELREIELCGLCTDICVVSNALLLRAKFYETPITVDSSCCAGVTPESHDSALQTMKSCQINVI, from the coding sequence ATGAAAGCTTTAATTGTTGTAGACATGCAAAACGATTTCGTTTCTGGTAGTTTGGGAAGCGAAGAAGCGAAAGAAATTGTTCCTAACGTCGTAGATAAAGTTAAGAATTGTCTTGATAGTGGCGATAAAGTTTTTTTTACACGTGATTCTCATGAGGAGAGCTATCTCAGAAGTTTTGAAGGCAGCAATCTTCCTGTTGAGCATTGCATTGCCGGCACTCGCGGGTGGGAGATCATTGATGAGCTAAAGCCATTTGAAAAGCAGGCTACAAAAATTATTGACAAGCCGACTTTTGGGTCATATGAGCTAGTTGATGTGCTTGAGGAATGTTTCGCTAAAGATGAGTTGAGAGAGATTGAGCTTTGTGGTCTTTGCACCGACATATGTGTTGTTTCTAATGCACTTTTGCTCAGGGCAAAGTTTTATGAGACCCCAATTACTGTTGATAGTTCATGTTGCGCTGGTGTCACGCCAGAGTCGCATGATTCCGCATTGCAAACGATGAAATCATGTCAAATTAACGTAATTTAA
- a CDS encoding hydratase, with protein sequence MKLINERVIYENGEIKPFGEGNFDESAFVDGKKKTIAHSILDAHDNHTSDEVLHLRFDSLTSHDITYVGIIQTARASGLTEFPVPYVLTNCHNTLCAVGGTINEDDHQFALSAAHKYGGIYVPPNMAVIHSYNREMMSGCGRMILGSDSHTRYGALGTMAVGEGGGELAKQLLKRTYDIANPDVVLIHVTGNVAPGVGPHDVALAFIGATYANGFVKNSVMEFAGPGIANLSQDYRNAIDVMTTETTCWSSIWETDDVTKNYFESHNRPEAYSKLTALDGAAYDRAIELNLDEIESMIALPMHPSYAVSINDLKADPNKFLKEAQDRANEQLSGNVTMDLVSKIDKEGNICVDQGVIAGCSGGTYGNIMAASLILDDGNTGNEQFRLSVYPDSMPVYIALANNGTVSKLVSTGAIFRECFCGPCFGAGDTPANGELSVRHTTRNFANREGSKPGEGQISAVALMDARSIAATAKNQGILTAATDVCSEPEPQFECPFDGTVYDKRVFDGFGKAEPDFELHFGPNIKDWPEQPTLKNNILLRICSHIDDPVTTTDELIPSGETSSFRSNPLRLAEFTLSRRDPQYVSRAKETAALLPDCADATEASNAFAKAGQPFDFSDTLLKSAIYAKKPGDGSAREQAASCQRVLGAGANFAQEYATKRYRSNCINWGMLPFLTQDSDLLQVGDWVFVPNVIDAIDSDSQFSAFVLHDGEVHEVKLGLGQLTNDEKQILKDGCLINYYKNN encoded by the coding sequence ATGAAACTAATTAACGAGCGCGTTATTTATGAAAATGGAGAAATAAAGCCTTTTGGCGAAGGTAACTTTGATGAGAGTGCTTTTGTCGATGGAAAGAAAAAGACAATTGCGCATTCGATTCTTGATGCACACGACAACCACACAAGTGATGAGGTCTTGCACCTAAGATTTGACTCTCTCACTTCTCATGACATCACCTATGTTGGGATCATCCAAACAGCTCGTGCAAGCGGATTAACCGAGTTTCCTGTTCCTTATGTTTTGACAAATTGCCACAACACTTTGTGTGCTGTTGGAGGAACAATCAATGAGGATGATCACCAGTTTGCATTAAGTGCGGCTCACAAATATGGCGGGATTTATGTACCACCAAACATGGCAGTAATTCATTCTTACAACCGTGAAATGATGAGTGGCTGTGGACGCATGATTTTGGGTTCCGACTCCCACACTCGTTATGGTGCGCTTGGAACTATGGCAGTTGGCGAAGGTGGAGGAGAGCTTGCAAAGCAGCTTTTGAAGCGCACATATGACATTGCTAATCCAGACGTTGTCTTGATTCATGTAACTGGAAATGTAGCCCCTGGTGTTGGCCCTCACGATGTTGCGCTAGCTTTCATTGGTGCGACATATGCTAATGGTTTCGTTAAAAACTCCGTGATGGAATTTGCAGGCCCTGGCATTGCAAATCTTTCTCAAGATTACCGAAACGCAATCGATGTAATGACCACCGAGACAACTTGCTGGTCATCAATTTGGGAAACCGACGACGTGACTAAAAACTATTTCGAAAGTCACAATAGACCAGAGGCCTATTCAAAGTTAACAGCTCTTGATGGTGCAGCATATGACCGGGCGATTGAGCTTAATCTTGACGAAATTGAGTCGATGATAGCTCTTCCAATGCATCCAAGCTATGCAGTTTCAATCAATGATTTGAAAGCTGACCCGAACAAGTTTTTAAAAGAAGCTCAAGACAGAGCAAATGAACAGCTATCTGGCAACGTTACCATGGACCTCGTTTCTAAAATTGACAAGGAAGGAAACATCTGTGTTGATCAGGGGGTTATTGCAGGGTGCAGCGGTGGCACATATGGAAACATCATGGCTGCATCTTTAATTCTTGATGATGGTAACACCGGAAATGAGCAATTTCGCCTGAGTGTTTATCCTGACTCAATGCCTGTCTACATCGCGCTTGCCAACAATGGTACAGTCTCAAAACTTGTGTCAACAGGTGCAATTTTTAGGGAGTGTTTCTGTGGTCCATGTTTTGGTGCTGGTGACACACCTGCAAATGGTGAACTTTCAGTCCGCCACACAACAAGAAATTTTGCCAATCGTGAAGGCTCGAAGCCAGGCGAAGGTCAAATTTCTGCCGTTGCTCTGATGGATGCAAGATCAATTGCGGCTACTGCGAAAAATCAAGGCATTTTAACTGCAGCTACTGACGTTTGCAGCGAACCAGAACCTCAGTTTGAGTGTCCTTTTGATGGGACAGTTTATGACAAGCGTGTTTTTGATGGCTTTGGCAAGGCTGAGCCCGACTTTGAACTGCATTTTGGACCCAACATAAAGGACTGGCCAGAGCAACCAACTTTAAAGAACAACATTCTTCTTCGCATTTGTTCTCACATTGATGACCCTGTCACAACAACTGATGAGCTAATCCCTTCAGGAGAAACTTCATCGTTTAGGTCTAATCCTTTGCGTTTGGCAGAGTTTACCCTTTCGCGTCGTGATCCGCAATATGTTTCACGCGCAAAAGAAACTGCAGCGCTTTTGCCTGATTGCGCTGATGCGACTGAAGCCTCAAACGCTTTTGCAAAAGCAGGTCAGCCATTTGACTTTTCTGACACGCTTTTAAAGAGTGCAATTTATGCAAAAAAACCAGGGGATGGCAGTGCTCGCGAGCAAGCTGCCTCTTGCCAGCGTGTGCTGGGGGCAGGCGCTAATTTCGCACAGGAATATGCTACGAAGCGCTACCGTTCTAATTGCATTAACTGGGGAATGTTGCCATTTTTAACACAAGACTCGGATCTTTTACAAGTGGGAGATTGGGTCTTTGTTCCAAATGTTATTGATGCCATTGATTCCGATTCGCAATTCAGTGCTTTTGTGCTTCATGATGGAGAAGTTCACGAAGTAAAACTTGGACTAGGACAACTCACAAATGACGAAAAGCAAATTCTTAAAGATGGATGTTTAATTAACTATTACAAAAATAATTAG
- the tsf gene encoding translation elongation factor Ts → MAEITAALVKELREITGAGMMECKKALTEAEGEIEAAIDVLRTRGLAAVAKKAGRATNEGTVMAVTSPSQKDGVIVELKCETDFVGMNEKFHAYAKKIADAALYSDNEVTAENIKDCELDGEKVSDILTDCIHVMGENSEIATVTKVHADGVASYIHGGGKIGVLVTFELSDEIDPAEAGFIACARDVAMQVAATDPVAATREDVPEEIREHEMGIYKAQAAESGKPEAIQTKIAEGRMHKFFAENCLVEQAFVKDGDLTVEQYVDKCAKELGGQMKVTGFVRVALAA, encoded by the coding sequence ATGGCAGAAATTACAGCTGCTCTTGTAAAAGAGCTCAGAGAAATTACTGGCGCAGGCATGATGGAGTGCAAAAAGGCTCTCACTGAAGCTGAGGGCGAAATTGAAGCTGCTATCGACGTTCTTCGCACACGTGGACTTGCTGCTGTTGCAAAGAAAGCTGGGCGTGCTACTAACGAAGGCACTGTCATGGCTGTTACATCACCAAGCCAAAAAGACGGTGTTATTGTAGAACTCAAATGCGAGACCGACTTCGTTGGAATGAATGAGAAATTCCATGCATATGCAAAGAAAATTGCTGATGCTGCTCTTTATTCAGACAATGAGGTAACAGCTGAGAACATCAAAGACTGCGAGCTTGATGGCGAAAAGGTTTCAGACATTCTCACCGATTGCATCCATGTAATGGGAGAGAATTCAGAAATTGCTACAGTTACTAAGGTTCATGCTGATGGCGTTGCATCATACATTCATGGTGGCGGAAAAATTGGCGTTTTGGTGACTTTCGAATTGAGTGACGAAATTGACCCAGCTGAGGCAGGCTTTATCGCATGCGCTCGCGACGTTGCTATGCAGGTTGCTGCTACTGATCCTGTTGCTGCAACTCGTGAAGATGTTCCTGAGGAAATTCGCGAGCATGAGATGGGAATCTACAAGGCACAGGCTGCTGAATCTGGTAAGCCAGAGGCTATTCAAACAAAAATTGCTGAAGGCCGCATGCACAAGTTCTTTGCTGAAAACTGCCTCGTAGAGCAAGCTTTTGTTAAAGATGGCGATTTGACAGTTGAGCAATATGTTGACAAATGCGCAAAAGAGCTTGGCGGACAAATGAAGGTCACTGGCTTTGTTCGTGTTGCACTTGCTGCATAA
- the glmS gene encoding glutamine--fructose-6-phosphate transaminase (isomerizing) — MCGIVGYSGSKPAKDILIFGLRSIEYRGYDSAGVAFSSGDHIDVVKQIGKVNSLVETLGDSYSDSTCGIGHTRWATHGRPSVRNAHPHVSCNGEIALVHNGIIENYMELKEALVAEGHVFKSDTDSEVIAHLIEKYYDGNLLQAVNDACSELIGSYALAVMCQNEPETIVCTRQNSPLVIGIRDDGTYLASDVVAVVDYTRDVVILEDNEYVKIKGAKTHFFDPSLNEIEPNVSYIDWDVSTAEKEGYPDFMLKEIYEQPRVIRDTLAGRLVGGKLNLDELGLTPEELNLIDNVYIIACGTSYNAGLVAKNLIEAWARIPVTVEEASEFRYRNPIIKSTTLVVAVSQSGETADTLAAIRDARIKGARVFGITNVVGSPIARESDGVIYTKANKEIAVASTKSFTGQLVSLTLLAMLLAQANGRMTSKELRVNFNELVHTAESVLKVISNPEAVNDAAAACKDAHSALFVGRGMGSAISKEGALKLKEISYLHAESYPAGEMKHGPIALIDEGFPVIAVATKSPTYDKLVSNLQECRARGACIIAIATEGDEDIKKHADHVIYVPETKEAFSAIVATVPLQLLAREVAILRGCDVDHPRNLAKSVTVE, encoded by the coding sequence TTGTGCGGAATTGTTGGATATTCAGGAAGCAAACCAGCTAAAGATATTCTTATTTTCGGTCTTCGTTCTATTGAATATAGAGGCTATGACTCTGCAGGAGTTGCATTTAGTTCTGGCGACCACATCGATGTTGTAAAGCAAATTGGTAAAGTAAACTCTCTCGTTGAAACTCTCGGAGATTCCTATTCTGATTCAACGTGCGGAATTGGCCACACTCGCTGGGCAACTCACGGACGACCAAGTGTTCGCAATGCTCACCCTCATGTTTCATGCAATGGAGAAATTGCGCTTGTACACAATGGCATTATTGAAAACTACATGGAACTCAAAGAGGCTTTAGTGGCCGAAGGTCACGTTTTCAAAAGCGACACCGACAGTGAAGTGATAGCTCACTTGATTGAGAAATATTACGACGGCAATCTTTTGCAGGCTGTCAATGATGCTTGCAGTGAACTCATTGGTTCCTATGCTTTAGCTGTAATGTGCCAAAATGAGCCTGAGACAATAGTTTGCACCCGCCAAAATTCACCCCTTGTAATTGGAATTCGTGATGATGGAACCTATCTCGCTTCCGATGTTGTTGCAGTTGTCGACTACACACGTGATGTAGTTATTCTTGAAGATAACGAGTATGTAAAAATCAAAGGTGCCAAGACTCATTTCTTCGATCCAAGCTTAAATGAGATTGAGCCTAATGTTTCCTACATTGACTGGGATGTATCTACTGCCGAAAAAGAAGGATATCCTGACTTTATGCTCAAAGAAATCTATGAGCAACCTCGTGTTATTCGCGATACGCTGGCAGGACGTCTTGTTGGAGGAAAGCTTAACCTAGATGAGCTGGGCCTAACTCCAGAAGAGCTAAATTTGATTGACAATGTCTACATTATTGCTTGTGGCACGTCCTACAACGCAGGCCTTGTTGCGAAAAACTTGATTGAAGCATGGGCTCGCATTCCTGTGACAGTTGAGGAAGCCAGCGAGTTCAGATACAGAAATCCAATCATTAAATCGACAACACTCGTTGTTGCAGTTTCACAATCGGGAGAAACTGCCGACACTCTTGCTGCCATTCGCGACGCGAGAATCAAAGGTGCTCGTGTGTTTGGTATAACCAACGTTGTTGGTTCTCCAATTGCCCGCGAAAGCGATGGTGTGATTTACACAAAAGCTAACAAGGAAATAGCTGTTGCTTCGACGAAGTCGTTTACTGGTCAACTTGTTTCTCTCACTTTGCTTGCAATGTTGTTAGCACAGGCTAACGGGCGCATGACTTCTAAAGAGCTGCGCGTAAACTTTAATGAACTTGTTCACACTGCTGAATCGGTGTTAAAGGTGATTTCAAATCCTGAAGCAGTAAATGATGCTGCTGCTGCTTGCAAAGATGCTCACAGTGCTTTGTTTGTTGGTCGCGGAATGGGCTCTGCAATTTCAAAAGAAGGAGCACTGAAATTAAAAGAAATCAGCTATTTGCATGCTGAATCATATCCTGCAGGTGAGATGAAACATGGCCCAATCGCTTTGATTGATGAGGGGTTCCCTGTTATTGCAGTTGCAACAAAATCGCCTACATATGACAAACTTGTTTCCAATTTGCAGGAGTGTCGTGCTCGTGGTGCCTGTATCATTGCAATCGCCACAGAAGGCGATGAGGATATAAAAAAGCATGCTGATCATGTGATTTATGTTCCTGAAACCAAAGAGGCTTTTTCGGCGATTGTGGCAACAGTGCCGTTGCAGCTTTTAGCTCGCGAAGTCGCTATTCTGCGTGGTTGTGATGTTGATCATCCAAGAAATTTAGCAAAATCAGTAACGGTTGAATAG